From the Juglans microcarpa x Juglans regia isolate MS1-56 chromosome 3D, Jm3101_v1.0, whole genome shotgun sequence genome, the window ATGATATGTAGGGTTTTCATCGAGGGACTTTTATTGGGAGTTTAACGCCTGCTAAATCCCACATTGGGTGGGTGATCTGTGATAGAGGTGAACGTGTGTGATACCTAAAAAAATAGGCGAATGTGTGATAAAACTACATTAAGTGAAGTCTCACATTGATTCCTTATTAGgttcaaattttataatgattccaagaaTCTCCAAGTGTAACATTAACTTGTGTTTTCGGAGTATAAGCCCAGACCAATGTGGCTTAAGCTTTCTTTAAGCTGTTAGAAATTGTATTAAAACCAACCTAATAACACCATATGGCACTGGACTCTGTTTGGCACGAGTTTTGACGAGGACCTCAGGGATTTGAGTGGAGGAGATTGTAAAGCCCACCTAAATCCTACATTAAGTGATGATCTATGTATGATGAAAGTGCATTGAGTGTCAAGTCTCACATTGGTTTTTTGTTAGGTGTCAGTGATGGAGGTGAGAGTCAGTGGGTGGGTTGGCATTGATGATAGGGCAATGTGCATTTGTAACTGCTGCCATTGGGTTTACAGTCACTGCCCTTGAATTTTCTAactctttcttgtattttctttccccttctgttttccttttctggTTTCTTCCCACAATTTGCTGGATGACTAAAGATTGGTGGggaaatctttttcttttttttttttcttggaatatGAATCTCCATTGATTCTTTGTCACTGGTTTTGTGTTTCTTCAATAGAATTAGTTCAGGAAGAAAAACATCAGCGAGTTGCTTCTTCTCCTGTAGCAAGAAACATAACGAGTGAAAGATGGTTTATTAAAGGAAACACAGCAATGAACGAAAAACAAGGATGGTGGACATAGCTACTCAACTTGGTATATACATGCATGGTTGGGGTTCTTATATTGGCTGgttttagttggtttgttaatTTGGACTGGCAAACATAAGATGTAGCAAATAACAAGTAGAAGGTTGTTGAAGTTTGATAGTGAATAGCCTAATCCTATCCTTCTCATTTTTGGCAAtttgccttgtttgttttcagaaaacatctcatctcatctaatctaatcattacaactttcccaacttccaatacaaaataaaataaataattcaactttttaaaattccaaaacaaaaataatattaaaaaatatattctaacaatactttattcaactttttaactttaatctaaattcatctcatctacgaaaacaaacgagccttaAACGTTTGTTATGTAGAAACTTCTTCAAGATGTACAAATAGCATATGGAAAATGTGGCGTTGGCTTATTGATATATGATGGAGTCTCTTTACTCCTAACAAGTGTGGGCATTTGGAAATTGCGCAGCTATTGACGAACACCTAGTTGTGGATTTGCACATAGACATTCATCTATATAACATTTGACATTTCCACTTCCTCAATCGGTGCTTGATATAACAATTTTAGGCCTGTCACAACTATCTAAGTTCAATATATTCATTTCATGTTCGGTTATATTTCATTGATCATTTGTGCCCATGCCTTGCTATATCCGTTAGTATCATGTATTTGACCTTTGTTTTATCCTACAGACATGGGTGTTGAGAGGGGCATCCGTTTGGAAGGCTTGACTGAGGCACAAATCCTGAAGGCAGTTGAAGACCTTGTCAAAGTGGGGGCATCTCTTAAAGCCTGATAGTGCTGTTATTGGACCCTATGAAATGGAATAAAATTAATGCAACGAAAAAATTGCCCAGAGACTCATTTGTTCAGTTGATCTCAtgtgtttttcttaaatatgttTATTGGGTACTCTGTCTTTGCCTTGTAGTTTGATAATTTTATGTACAAGCATCTTCCATCTACACAAAACAATTTTACCCTCGAGCCGATGCTTGGTTACAACCAATGAGTTAAGTTATAAATCTGACCTCTGTTTTTGGGTACTGTTCTGATACGTGTTTGGTGTTGATCAACTAACAAATTGGTAAATTTTCATGCTAATAAAATCCTTTGATTAAGTTGAATACCAACCACTGTTTATGAATTAGTCAAAAACCTTACGGTTATTGGATTTGGGAATGCATACGCTTTTTCTgctgaagaaagaaaagaaaagggcaaaaaaaaaaaaaaaaaaaaacccagcaGACGGAGAGATCCCAGTTTATCCAAAGCAAAATGGATCTGTCGTGGGCCTCGACGTGTCGAGGCTTTCCAATGTTTCCATCACATACCACCTCTAGCTCTGGGTCAAGCGATGCTGccgtatatatattatatattcagtATTTACAACATATAAGAGAAACAGAATTGGGGCTTTGGTTGGAAAAACCCTATCAAGTGGTACTGTTGGGAGTTGGGACTTTGCGGCAGAGCGGAGAGAGATGTCTACATCGGCGGCGGCGGAGACTGGGTTCCTGAGGATAGAAGAGAtagaagggagagggaggggtCTGGTGGCTTCGCAGCCACTGAAGGCCGGCCAAATTGTCCTCAGAGATTCCCCTATCCTCCTCTACTCTGCTTTTCCTTTGATcaacccttcttcttcctctcgcCCCTCCACTTCCAATACCTACTGTGCCAGGTGCTTCAGAACCTTATCATCTTCTTCGCCCTCGGTGGTTTCTTGCCCCTCTTGCTCCCACTTTCATGTCTTCTGTAGCCAAAACTGCCTGTCCGCTGCACTCACTTCATCCCACACTCCATGGGTATGCCAAGCCCTTTCTCGTCTCCGAGATTGTTCTTCTCTCCTGCTTGAACAACCCATGGAACTCCAGCTGCAGGCCCTTTTCCTGGTGGCCGCCTACAATCTTTCCCTTGTCTCTCTTTCCCAATTCCAGATTTTGCTTTCTCTTGAGGGCACCCCTGGCGCCACTGACTCCGCCGCTGCTCATTTCCTGCATTCTCTCATCTCCTCCCTCTTGCCGTCGCCTCCGCTTGAGGGTTTCTCGGTGGAACTCACGGCCGCATTGTTGGCCAAGGACAAGCTTAATGCCTTTGGGCTTATGGAGCCTTTTTCCTCCAATGACGGTGGCCAACGTTCTGTCCGAGCTTACGGTATCTACCCGAATGCCTCCTTCTTCAACCACGACTGCCTTCCCAATGCCTGTCGTTTTGACTACGTCGACACCTCCCCCAAGCACCACAACAACACCGACATTATCGTTCGGATGATTCACGATGTTCCGCAAGGTAGGGAGATATGCTTAAGCTATTTTCCAGTCAACGAGAATTATGCCAGCAGACAGAGGAGGTTGATGGAGGACTATGGCTTCACTTGTCATTGTGACCGCTGCAAGGTCGAAGTCAATTGGtctgatgatgataatgatgatcttgccgaggaggaggaggagatagACGAAGTGATGGATGAGGACCACCATGACCAAGTCATGGAATCCTCCCTGGGGAAAGGAGATGCCGACTTCCCCCACGCGTATTTCTTTGTCAGATACATGTGTGATAGAGAAAACTGCTGGGGCACGCTGGCTCCTTTGCCCCCTAAGGACGAGGCTACTCCCTCTGATGTTATGGAATGTAATGTATGTGGCAATCTCAATAATGACCAAGTGACTGATGCAAATGGAGGAGAAGACCAGCTTTCCATGGATGATTGAGCTCTCTTCCTTCCTGCCTCTGTAAGTCTCATTGTAACATCTAAGACTTTCTTTCACTTgtctttttgtttctattaGGTTCTCCTTTTTAAACTTTTCCTGACTCTGAAATCACTTTTGTTTCCCATTTCAGTACTTCTAGAACAACGGCATTGTTCCAATGTTTCATGACATGTGAACTGAAATGCGATTGTGCACCCATCCTTCCTAAATAGTGTTATTTAAGACACATTATTTTCTACACGAACTGGACTTCCAGTTTTTATCATCATGTTCACATGGTCAAGCCTTTggttaaaatgataaaattccTTGGTAGTTGGTGTGAACCTCGCTGTTATCATTCAAGTTGGCCTTCCTTCCCATTTATTGCAAGGTGTAGAATTCTAAGAAGGATAGGATTGAAgtcttaatttcatttcaatgatGTGTACGAGTACAATAGTTTCCTTTAAATAATACAATGAGAGTAATCGTATagatttaaaatacaaattcaaattcaaaattcaaaaacctAAGATTACGCAACTCCTCCTCATGTTTcaaatactctatttttttccttgatcTTCGGTTGCTTCACAGGAACTCGGTTATAGTTTTTATCTTCAGCTTGATCTTCAGTTGCTTCAGTTACGGATGCTGCTTCGCTACTTCAGTTACTGATGCTCCAATATGCCCCCGCAATCGAAAGGGCAGTTCTTGAACTTGAAGATTGTTACGCAATAGAGTAAACCGAGCCGCATGCAATGCTTTGGTAAGTAGATCAACCAGCTGATTTTTTATTGACAAAAATGAAACCTCAAGTTTCTTTTGAAGTACTTGATCACACACATggtgaaaatcaatttcaatatgtttagtCCTAGCATGAAACACTGGATTGGAAGAGAGATATGTGGCACTAATATTATCACACCATAGTTTTGAACAAGTCGGTAAACTAAAATGCAAATCATGAAGTGCGGATTGAATCCATTGAATTTCAACTGCAGTATTGGATAAGGATTTATACTCGGACTCGGTGTAATTCGTGCTAGCGTTTGTTTCTGTTTTCAATTCCATGAAATTAGATTATTGCCATGAAAAACACAATAAGCACCAACGCTTCTGCAATCATCACGGTCACCtacccaatcggcatcactaaACCCATGAAGAGAATTCTCTTCACTACCTGCTAATGAGGATCCTTTGGTTGATGCATAAACTTACTTAAATGATGAACGCAGTAAGCAATGTCTGGTTGGGTAAACTCAAGATAATGCAAGGCTCCTACTGTGCTTCTATAGAGTTGTGGATCAATAAAATCTgcatcatcaaattttgaaagatGACAAGTAGTTGACATCGGCGTTGCACACGGCTTCACTTTATCAAGATCGACTTTGCGCTGCAGCTCAGTAATATACTTCCTCTgtgttagaaataaattattaccATCATATAAAGTTTCCACTCCCAAAAAGAATGAAAGTGCGCCTAAGTCTTTCATGAAAAACCGTGGATAGgcttcttattaatttatcaataGCCTTTGAATCCAAGCCAGTCACGATGATATCATCGACGTAAATTAGGATGATTAAATGAAGCTGATCTTGGTGAAGTGTATATAGAGACGTATCAGATTTAGAGCCTTGAAATTCAAGTTGTTGTAATTAATCAGTGAGTCGAGAAAACCATGCTCGTGGGGCTCGTCGAAGACCATAGAGactcttttttaatttgcacaGATTTGGATAATTGGGATGAATGAATCCTTACGGTTGATGCATATAGACATTTTCTTGAAGGAATCCATGAAGAAATGTATTTTGAATATCTAATTGCCGAAGTGACCAATTGTTAGAGATTGCAAGAGAAATGACAAGGCGTATGGTGCTTGATTTTACCGCTGGACTGAAGGTCTCAGTAAAATTTGTTGATGAAATCATTTTGCAACTAGGTGTGCCGTGAACCGTTCAATGTTGCCATCTGCATTTCTTTTTACCTTATAGACCCATTTATTTCTAACAAGATTTTGATTTGGTTGTGATGGAACTAAATCCCAAGTATCATTTTGAATAAGTGCATTGAATTCAACATCCATTGCGTTACGCCAATGAGGAAATTTTGACACTTCCAAGAAACAGCTTGGCTCGGTAGTTGATGAATTAGCTTCAAATAGAAGTACCTGGGGAAAGGGATATTTAATATATCCAACATATGGTTGTTTTGGTCTGAGGCTATTTGTCTGAGATCTTGTGGTCATGCACTGGGAGGTTGATGCTGTGTCAATGGAGTGAGGGACATGTGGGACGTCAACAACCACTGAGTTGAGAATAACATGCGAGTCTAGAGCATTTGCATAAGTTGTGCCTTGTCGTGCAGCGGTAGAGTTAGTTGGCAATTGATCAATTGCAGGTCGTGTTGTAATGGTTTGACAATTATCATCTACTGCATGCAAAGTTAGAGTACGTGTAGGGTGCAAATTTAAAGGTAGAGAAATTGTTTCAGGTTGATTTTGACAGTAGGTGGAGGTCTCAGAATGTTTATATGGAAATGAAGTTTCATCAAAGACGACATGTCGAGACACATATTTTTCGTGTTGATAAATTAAGACATTTGTAACCCGGATGTGAGAGACTATAACCAACAAAATGCAAGTCTTTGAGTGAAAATCTATTTTATGGCGATTATATGGTCGTAAATTTGGCCAACAAGTACATCCAAAAATATGCATAGaatcataatttgattttttgttgtagGTTTTTTCAAAGGGAGATTGATTGTTCAGGATCTTTGTAGGCAGACGATTAATAATGTAAGTTGTTTTTGGAAAGCATCTTCACAGTAAGGTTGTGGAAGATTTGAGTGAGCTAATAAAGCAAGGCCCATTTCAACAATTGATGGTGACGCCTTTCTACTGAGTCCATTTGTTTATGTGTATAGGGACATGCAATTCTATGATCAATGCCACAAGATTTAAAGTAATTATTTAGACGTCGAAATTCTTCACTCCAATCAGTTTGAACAACTTTAATTTTGGTATTAAAGTGGCGTTCAACAAAGTTTTGAAATTgtaggaaaatattttctacttcagattttttctttaatggaaaaagctaaataaattttgtgcagtcatccaaaaaacaaatataatagcGAGAATTATAACTTGAAAGAATAGATCAGAGTCCCCATACATCTGAAAAAATTAGTTCTAAAGGCCTAGTGGCACGAttaatagattttgaaaaaggcAAATTGTGGCTTTTAGCCATCTCACAATCAAGGCAAACATATTGTCGTTTATTCAATTCAACAGGAAGATTATTTGAACTTAAAACATGTTTAACAGTAAGAAAGAGGCATGTCCTAGTCTACGATGCCAATCAGAGAGAGAAACTCGAACACCAATGAAAGCGGAAAAAGCAATTTGTTGGAGAGGCTGTGAAAAGCAGTACAACCCATTTTTGTTATGACCTTTACGTAGGATGTTCCCCGAGTATTccttaataagaaaaaaaagtgtcatgaaactcaaaataaacattattatCTTGAGCAAATTTTGAatagaaatgagattttttgtgatttgtgaaacaacaagaattttatcaagaacaaaaaatttGGAAGATGTGGGTAAGGTAGCAGTGCCAGTGTGAGTTATATGCAAACCTGAACCATCACCAACTTGAATTTGATCAGTGCCAACATACTCATCACCACAGACAATTGTTTAAATTGTTCGTCAGATGATGCGTTGCTCCAGAGTCAACATGCCATTCCTGATCAGTGTCTGCAAATTTGGTTTGGTGGTGAGATTGGCTTGGGCATTTCGGCGTGAAGGCGGTGGCAGGAAATGAGGATCGTAGCGCTTATAGCATCTAGAGGTGCATGGCCAGTTTTTTCACATAATTGACACCAAACATCAGAGTTGTGAGAGGAAGAATTACCTCTACCAGATGCACGTGATGCACCTCCAAAGCCACGGCTCCTACTAGAAAAATTTGAGAAGTTCTCACAGCTATGGGTTCCAGAGTAGTTTTGTTGCGCAACAACATTAGCCGAGACAGGGGACAAAGGAACAAAGTGGGAATGATGATGGATTTGGGCCTCACAGGTTAGTAACATAGAGTAGACTTCCTCCAATGTGAGTGATTCGTCACGGGCAGAAACCGTGGTTACAAGGGAGTCATATTCAAGCCCTAAGCTAGCCAGTAGATAGGTGATGATATCATCACAGTGCAAGGGTTGTCCAGCAATAGCAGGATTATATGCCAGCCATTTGATATGCATGAAATACTCACTTGCCGTTTGAGTGGTTTTGCGAGCTGTGGATAGCTGAGATCTCACTTGGATTGCTTGAGCCCTGGACTGGGAAGCAAAGGCTGAAGTGAGAGCTATCCAAACTACATGAGAAGTAGTGTAGTGAGCAACCTGCGCAAGAACTTCATCAGTAAGAGAGGAATTAAGGCAGCTGAGAATTAAGTTGTCTTGAGTTTCCCAAGTGTCAAAATGGGGGTTGGGAGTTTTGATGCCATTTGCATCAGTAAGTTCCTTCGGTGGTTGTTTGAGAGTACCATCGACATAGCCAAATACTTTTTGGCCTTTCAAATATGGAAGCATAATAGCCTTCCAAGTAGAATAATTGTTACGACTAAGTTTAAGATATTAAGAGATGAGGTTGGATTGAAGAGAGGAAGTTGGCTGGGTTGTGTATCAGAGGTGGATGAATCAGGAAAGGCCGACATGatagagaaggagaaggagagggTAAGGACGTTGGTCGATCAgtctgataccatgaagaatTCTAAAAAGGATAGGATTGAAGTCTtaatttcatttaaatgatgtgTATGAGTGCAACGATTTCCGTTAAATAATACAATGAGAGTAATCGTATagatttaaaatacaaattcaaattcaaaattcaaaaacccaGGATTACGCAACTCCTCCTCATGTTTCAGATACTCTGTTTTTTTCCTTGATCTTCGATTGCTTCATAGGATACTTGGTTATAGTTTTTATCTTCAACTTGATCTTCGGTTGCTTCAGTTACGGATGCTGCTTCGCTGCTTTAATTACAGATGCTCCAATACAAGGCAATGCGTTTCCATTCATCAATCAATAAATAGCAATTTACACTGCTTTCCGCTTTGCTTATTGGAATTgtgtacaaaatatatattaaaatatccTGTCGATAGTCTTAGTTTGGCAATAGAAATGGTTTTAACTATCAGTCAAGTCTTGGAATGCTTGGCCATAGAGATGGTTTTACTCATGGATATACCATCCTTGTTTTTAACAAAATAGGAAGAAAAACaggttcttgaaatgaaaaACGATGACCCTATCATGCATTTGCATATCCAACCATGTTTCATCACGAGGCAAAGCATGTTACTAGGGTTTACCTGGTGTGGATCTATTGGTTACATAGATGATTTTTCTGTGTTATTTCCTACGAAACTGAGAGCAAAGCTTTGCTTTATTGAAGTAAATCAACTTGGTGAATTGTTCATGTGCATTGGCAAGAGAGAGAAAGTCGGTGGAGGGGCAGCACAGAACCTTAGATAATATGGTTTGGGATAACCAACCTCTTAGCTTTGTTTGAATACCTGTCATATGGCAATATCATTAATTACATTTTGTCAATACTGGTTAGTATTTTTAGAAGGTCAGCAAACTTACCTAGGAGTTTCTGGGTCGGTGGAGTGGCAGCAGAGAACCTTAGCTTCGTTTGAATACCTTTCATATGGCAATATCATTAAATACATTTTGGCAAGagtgattattatttttagaaaggaAATACTTTAGACACGAAGTGATTATACAAAAtgatgtggtttgatgtgataggtacgttagattgtaaaattataacttttattgtaaaataaatctagcttattttataaaatcatgtcaatttgtgaatttatcttttttgtaattttttgtgtACGTAGTCATTCTCTTTTTAGAAAGTCAGCGAATATCTAGTAGTTCCTAGTTCGAAACTTACGAATATCTAGTAGTTCCTGGTTCGAAACTTACGAGGACTCGTTGCAGAAATTACCGGGGAGTGAAAACATAGATTGGTGTTGCAATCCTGGTGTCAGGCTTCACGGAAACAATTTATCAATACTTATGTCAGTCAAGACGGGTTATTGTCGAATTAtgcataattttattagtttaaataaagcattataataattatgtagtgttaatttttatatttttattaattttgatttttttttttatcggactaggaaaaaaaagaagaagctttgaacgaggaaaaaaagaagataaacaaaGCAGTTGGCGTTGAATTAAAGCGaaggaagaaaaacaaataaaaagataaataggTGCTGCGCATTGAGGGCTGGTTGGGTACTACCGTACTACTATAAACTCACGAAAATGGCTGACGTGAAGTTAACgtggaggaaaaagaaaagagaagaaaagaaaaagcagcGTACGAAACGGAACTCTGGGCACATGTAACAGACCACGTACTACCGAGGgtacgttaaaaaaaaaaaaaagtgaaggttgggggggggggggggacgcCTGTAGTGACACATAGGCTTTTTACCACAACAATCTTGTGATGCATTGCATAAGATTGGAATGTCCTTTACCCTTTTGCACCGTTTTCTCAGTGTCCTCCCACGATCTGCCCTTTCGCAACCCCCTCTCGCAAGGCTGCCTTTGCAcccccccctcccctcttgCACGGAACACCCCTCTCTAGTTCTCATCCTTATTTGGTTGTTGCATTTTGAGGGAGGCCTGGAATATGATTTTGATGAAACATCTCAAGCTTTCAATGTGAGAACGCCATGATCACCTGCAAGCTATTTGCTTAATTGTTTCATCCcataattttgatgaaattttgaaatcttgctctcctctctttttctaGATGCAGGTTCACtcttttctcatgtattttgATTTTACTTTCACGGCTGGTGAAGGTATCTGTATAGTTTATCTGTGCTTTTTAATGATTGGAAAAATTAAGAAGCTAGCAGAGAAACATCCAAATTACTTAGAAAGAAAAGTGCGGAAGTTCATTCACATGCTATTTCACTTGATTGTTATATGTTTGGGAATTGTTGGGATAAAGGCTGTTTTCAAATGGTGGGCAATTTCTGAGGTGGGCAACGGATGTCGGACAGGTGGTGGTGGACTGGTGGAGGTGGACTGTTGTGGTGAAACTTTACTCGGTGGTGAAACTAGAAGCACAGATCGGTTTCCTATCTCCTTTTGTTTGCCCTTTTATTTCTCATGTGAACGAGAGAGAGTAAGTTGAGTTTGGTGTAATTTCTGAGATGGCAACATGTAAGTGGAAAGCTGTTATTTGAGGAAAAATGGCCCGACCGCTTAGAAGCGATTATGTTATAGATATGTTTACgttctaaataattttttttatttctttttagcTTTTTCTAATATTGCATTAATGT encodes:
- the LOC121256059 gene encoding histone-lysine N-methyltransferase ASHR2 → MSTSAAAETGFLRIEEIEGRGRGLVASQPLKAGQIVLRDSPILLYSAFPLINPSSSSRPSTSNTYCARCFRTLSSSSPSVVSCPSCSHFHVFCSQNCLSAALTSSHTPWVCQALSRLRDCSSLLLEQPMELQLQALFLVAAYNLSLVSLSQFQILLSLEGTPGATDSAAAHFLHSLISSLLPSPPLEGFSVELTAALLAKDKLNAFGLMEPFSSNDGGQRSVRAYGIYPNASFFNHDCLPNACRFDYVDTSPKHHNNTDIIVRMIHDVPQGREICLSYFPVNENYASRQRRLMEDYGFTCHCDRCKVEVNWSDDDNDDLAEEEEEIDEVMDEDHHDQVMESSLGKGDADFPHAYFFVRYMCDRENCWGTLAPLPPKDEATPSDVMECNVCGNLNNDQVTDANGGEDQLSMDD